AAGCCAGCGCAAACTGTATGCAATCATGACATGTAATTATGGAGGGTCCATGGAAAGCAGCCTCATTATGGGCCTTCCGAATCAACCACCGACGCAATCAAGGCTGTTAAGATCAACTGAGCATTATGATGATCATTTCCTTTCTTGAGCTATTTCCCAACATGTCAATGCTCAGAAAAGGAAGGAGTAACATCCATGTTCCTCTTATGGAGGGTCCAGATTATTTTAACAAAATGACAGTGAAGAAAATATGATTAACCCCATCCTACTTATGCCCACATAAACTTCATTTCTTAGGTACAGTGATGCAGGGACTAACAATATATTCAGTGGTAGGTAACTGTTTATGTGATGGTCTCTAGCAAAAGTGAAGAACACAAGGAACAAAGAACTACAAGGATCTTCCAAAGTATTCACCAGTCCTTATTTCTCGTCCTGTCATTAGCATGGTGTTGAATAGATGGGAATGAGCAGCATTGGTTGATATTGCCCTTTGGAATTAGATTTCCAAATCCACTTATTCTTATATAGACAATGAGATAAATCGATTCCAAAGATAGATCTGGATAAGATAGTACTAAACTTCAGCTTAGTTGGTTGATATTGCCCTTTGGAATTAGGTTTCCAAGTCTACTTATTCTTATATGGACGATGAGATTAATCAATTCCAAAGATAGATCTGGATAGGATAGTACTAAACTTTAGATTAGTTGGTTGATATTGCCCTTTGGACTTGGTTTCCAAATCCACTTATTCTCATAGGGACAAAGTGATAAATCAATTCTAAAGATAGGTCTGGATAGGATAGTACTAAACTTCAGATTAGTATTGCGCAAGTCCATTTCCTattttgaatcatattggataAGGTGTAGTCCTGAACGAACATAATATTTACAGAAGTAGGATTCAGAGAAATGTGGGTGTCAAAAAGCCAATTATCTGTCCTGATATTGATGGAACCTACAAGTACCATCACCAATGATATAAGAGAAAGCAGGATGCAGATGTTCCATGGCTTTTAGAAAAACCTCCAAGACCAACAAGTTTTGCGGTGATACTCAATATTCCAAGAATGAATTCCATCATACTTAGCATTAACAAACTCTGGAACAAACATCATTAGCCTGATTAAGGCAGGTTAAGTTAGATTCACATGTGGGAAATCATATTCTTATCCATGCAATATTTAAGAATTAAATGTGATCAAGCAGTATTTATTTTATTAGGTAAAATGGTGTGGTTAAATCTGTAACTCTTAATTGTGGTCATCAATTTAGCTTTGCTTTGCATTTCAAGTCTGTCTTTGAACACATTGGCATTCACCCGGAACTATTCTGTTGTCAAGCTTTTTTGTTCTGGCTTGCTTACTTCTTCAAGCAAGAAATTAAGGATATTAGAATTACAGATGTGTCCTTATTGCTGTTTTTAAGCTACAGATTTAGGTTTGGTAAGAACTGCAAAGATTTATACACCTGCAACAGGTTGTAATGCATGATTGGAAAATGTTAGCCGGCTTCGTCCATTCTTATCTGACATGTTTGTGCAGGATGAAAGTTCTTTAGTAGTTGGAACTTTTTGTACAAAATATTGGTATATGAAAAATGTTTGTTGGTGGTTTTGTTTTTGTCAGAAGAACCTAGTTGCCGGCAATGGTTAATGAATCATACAAGAAAAATGAGGATACTCAAAGGATACTATCACCTCTTATGGTTTCTATGTGATTGGACTTTGTCTCCTTTGTTTAAAGCTTGTGCCTAAATTATCTCCTAAATGCAGGCTTGGAGAGGCACCTGATGCCATGGCTCATGCTGCATAATTTTGATCACAAGATGGTTTTCGGAATAAAATGTCATTTCGCCCACAGACCTCAAGCAAAGTGTTCCCCTGATACTGGCCTGAAGCTCTGTATGAAATGAAACTTACTATTTTATTTATTCACATTAGAGCAATTTTTATTCTTGGATTTGATCACTGAAACCTTAGTATACGGTGTTATTAGGTATCTTTTCTTTGATTATTGTTGTCTGTGATGGAAATTAACAGAACAGATATACGACAGAGAACTGTGGTTTTATTAATACACATTATGATGAGAAAAAGAGTAGATTACTGGACACATTATGATAAGAAAGCATTATTGTTGTGTTACGTTGATAGGCCAAGTAGGTTCGTTCCACTTCATTGCATGACCCTTTTGAGGTGTGGCGATGGTTTGTGTTCCGCGATGGTTTGTGTTCCATCAAGGATATCACTCTACTGTGACATCATTCACTGGGGCTCTTTGAACTAGATGACATCATGCTCAACTCATTCATAACCGACCGATTTCCTCTTACCCAGCAAAGTTGTAATTGCTTACCAAATGTTCTTCTGCTACTATCACAACCTTCTATGAACACCATGGATCACAGAAACAAAACCAAAAAGTGCAAGCTACAAGATTTAATAGTGGCACCATGACAAAGTTGCTATATCACAAGAGAGAGGACATATTTTATTAATACACATTATGATGagaaaaatattagattattagACATATTTTATATCTGCCTAAGAAAACATTATTGTGGTGTTACGATGATAGGCGAAGAAGGTTCGTTCCACCATCCTAATTGCATGACCTACACATTATGATGAGAAAAAGAGTAGATTACTGGACATATTGTATATCAAAACATTATTGTGGTATTACGATAATAGGCGAAGAAGGTTCGTTCCACCATCCTCATTATATGATCATTTTGAGGTGTGATGATAGTTTGTGTTCCATCAAGGATATGATGATAGTTTGTGTTCCATCAAGGATATCACTCTGCGTTAAACTCGAGTCTCTTTAAacgttgctatcatcaaatgagtGTCGACTGTATCACGTtgataaatcttatatatatatatatatatatatatatatatatatatatatatatatatatatatatatataatatttgtggCTTTTATTGGGAAATGAGGGATGGTTTTTGGAAAATAAAATAGGATAGAGGATTTTTTTTCTCCCAAAACATAtagatataaatattatatatatatatatatatatatatatatatatatatatatatatatatatatatatatatatatatataatgaaaaagaGAATAAACCAAAGAGCGGCCTTCTCCTAATTTTGACGGGAAGGGAAAGAGCGCGGTCGGGATTGGAACTCCGAAATTGGCCTGCCGCTCTTATCTCTTACAATTCCATCTGTCTCTTCCCCCAAAACCCTTGCGCTGGCCGCTGCTTCTTCCCTCTCCTACCTGCCGTTCATGGTAATGCTGGCTGGTTTCCCGATCGGTAATTCTATTCGCTCGGAAGTTTTCCCTAAACCCTGTCGGACGGCGATAGATCGATAATTGGCCAGGAATCGTTGGAGGTGTCGGGGTTGCAGTGTGAGATTGGATTTCCTGACTGCGCACACTATGGTGAGGGCAACGAAGCAGCGACTGCCGGAAGGTaggggcggaggaggaggggagaACGGGCAGGGCAACGATGCCGGAGCCGCGTCGTCAAATCGTCAAGGGACAGCGCATCGTCGGGTTCTTCGATCCCGGTATCTGGCCGTGAAGAACATGATCAGCGGTTGGTATTCGATTAAATTGTGTCCTCTCCCTCTGATACTTCCCAGGCTGATTaggtttctttctttttactgaAATGGGTCTCAGATAAGAGGGAAGATATCACGAAAGTTGATTCCGACAAATTCAACTCAATTATCACGGAGGTTGAGAGCTTGCACGAACTTGGTATGTATGCCAGATTGTAGCACTTGCCTAAATCATGCGTCATGACTTTTCCCTTCTGCTTCTATTCTTCAGTGTCGCCATTGCAAAACGTATATTAATTTCCTTCTCTTTGAAACATGAGGAAACCCTCATTAGGATAACGCTGCTATAGAAAAgagggttttttttttattgtttgcaaTCAGGAGATATACTTGCAAGGAATGGTGGTCTGGCCGATGCATTGTAATATCTTTTGGTTGAACAGCAGGATGACTAACGCATATTATATGATTATCTGCTTATGTAAAGTTGTTTGCAAATGCTATATTTGTTCATGGGATTTAACTCTCCCTTTACAGGATTTTACTACCGTCCATTCAGGGTGACATTTGTGAAATGTTAACTTGACAATTCTGTCTGATATGAGTATCAAAGTTATCGAACCTTTTCTGTTTATCTTTTATAATGTTCCCTTCCTCCTTTTCCTACTTTCTGTAGGTATATGTATAAGTTTTTCTTGCTGCTTAAGGTACCATGTATGTTTACCTCATGTACTATTCATGGTCTAGCGTAGAGAAGCATTGATTAGTCATAGATATCATTACTTTGGTAACTGATGAACTCTCTAGTCTCTATGTAATCAATTGCATGGTAAATTTTAGGTGATTGTGCTGAATGGACTTGAAGTTTTTATCTATCTACCTTTCTCAAATGGTTCATCATTCCGCTTCTGTTTTACAAAATTTCATCTTATGATCACAGTTCAGAAGCCCAGGGAGCAAGTAGCAGATGCAGAGGCTCTTTTAGACATTGCCTGCACCCTGGTAACATCAGTTAAATCTCAAACAAATGAAGGTGTGACCCCTTCAGATTTTGTTACCACCCTCCTGAGGAACTTCGGTGAACAAAATGGTGGATCAGACTTGGGGAGTACTTTGAACAATCTCCATTGGTCAGATGTTGGTCATGCTGTCTCCCATGTTTTCAGAAGTGCACCTGGATATCATACAATGTAATAGTTCTCATAGATCTTCTGTTGAGTGTCTGATTGAGTAGATGGTGATAGGTTTTTTCATGATAAATCTAAGTTGACTTCAAAGTGTCTGTTGCAATAATTAGGTACATGCGCCTTTGTGCTTGTCATTCTTATCATTCGTTTTTCATAATGCCAGGATCGGTCCCATGAATACTGAATTGAAGCAGCGGAAGGTTGTTGCTCAGAGAAAACGAACAAGACCAACTGAAAGCACTCATCCTGAAGAGGTTAGTGCCTCTGAGCTTGTTTATTTAACTCTTCAAGGATGGTATGCCTGTCACTTTGACTGGAAAGTTGTTCTAAacaatgttaaattttttttgtgACTGCTCTCAATACCATAATATTATTTGGACTAGTTTTGGTGAAAACCAAATTGTATCTTACTAGCTGTTTAGTGACTCTTGGTATTGCTTCTGCTGCTTCGGTTGCAAAATGTGCAGATTATTATCATGTTATATGCACTTGTTTTTCCCTATTATTTTGTCCTCTGTTTCGGGGAGATGCATGCAATGCTGTATTATGCCAATAAGAGACCCTTGCAAGATTTATTATTGTTGTACCTCAACAATTGTGAAGGAGACATGATTGTCTGATATGTAAAGTCCACTCTAAGGTCTTATCTGTTATCTGGAATAATTATGCATGGTTATtgtatttaatgttaattattgaAGTTCAAAAGCTTCCATTAATGCACAGCAAGATTGGCTGAATAATGTACTCCTAGTAGCTGTTCTTTATAAGTACAGGCTAATACATTACATTATTggagttatatatatatgtattgtttTCTGGTGATATACAGCTTGCTGATGCTGGAACTGAAGTGAAAACTGACACAGACAAGAATATGTCAACCATGTTTGATATCTtaagaagaaagagaagtgtgAAGTTGGAAAATCTGGTTCTGAATAGAGAATCTTTTGCACAGACAGTAGAGAATATATTCGCCCTATCATTTCTGGTAAAAGATGGAAGAGCAGAAATCATAGTGAATGATAGCAGGCACCATATTGTCTGTAAGTTTTCATCTTGGAATGCTCAGTATTTCATTTGACCTTTGTTAGCCCCTTAAGGAACTTCTGATATGCTTCTAATTTTGTTACCAGCTCCAAGAAATGCTCCTGTGGCCACCGCTGTGGCTTCGGGTGATGTCTCATACAGTCATTTTGTTTTCAGATTTGACTTCAAGGACTGGAAGGTATGGAGTATGAACTGCATAACTGGttgtctacttttttttttttggttttgctTTGACATTCTAGTATCCTTTTTCTCTATCCAAATCTAGTTGTTACGGATCAAGTTGTGAACATAATATTAATTATCAATTTTGGGGAAACTAACCGGGATTTTTTAGAGAGCCATGGGAGAAGAAACCATCACGTGTTATTACCATTTTGTCTTCTTGATTTGCCTAATGCTTGATATGTCAGTTTTGAGATTATTCATGTAACCAAAGATATCTTGAATTGAAGATGTGTCACCCTTTCATTTAGTCTACTAATTGCCCCAATATCCGGGAGGCAATTACGACTTTATGAATGGTGCATTATCATGATTAGCCATGTTTGTGTTACATATACTAGATTGAGATGCCTATATAGTCAGGCTATGGATATATATGGTTGATATGATATTGTTGTGTCTTTTGGCAGTTGATGATAGATAATGTAGATGTTGGAGAAGAGTTGATGCCACACAGGATACGTGCAAATACATCTGGCTCAGAGGTTGGTGGTGTTGAGTCAGCTGCGCCTGCAACACCTATCCGAAAGCTGACTAGAAATCGGGGATTGGTGATACAGGAAGAATCTATTGTTGAGGACTCTCCAGAAACTGATACTGGTGTCCAAAATGTCAAGAAAAAACGCCTCTTTGGTTAGAGATATAGATGATAGTAGAGCTAGAATTTGGCTAGCTTAATCTTGAGCGTCAGCCGCTATTATGTTCTGCAGCTGCAGTGCTGGAGGGCATATACTGTAGCAGTGTTGTATTCTATGTTTTAAGATGTAACAGGTAAATTATCGTTGATTGGCGCGTCATTCGTTGTTATACTAACTCGTGGAAGGTATTAATAGATCTTTTGCCAATTTTGAGTGATAAGCCAGATTGTGATTGTTACATGTGGTAAGAGTTTTGGATCCAACTTGGGTCCACTCCCCAAATTAGTGGAGGATTTGGATGGTTCTAAAAATTATCATAGTTGGGATTTTCTTAGATCCCATCAAGGATACACTCGATGGGCATTATGTAGCATGTCAGGATGATTGTTGAGTTGAGGTAAAGATGAATCTTCGGAATGATTATTTCGATTATTATAGGTTGAATTGTCGGGGATTTTGGTTGTAGAGCATGGGGGCCACCAGTTGTCATTCCAATCGAAGAGACCATATTGTCGATCTCGAGTCACCACCCCTCCTATTGGTATTAAGTTATCATTCCATTGATTAGACGACTATGATGTGTAACGGATTGTCTACATATCAAAGCCCCGCATCATCTCTATTTCATCACACATAGAAAGGATGGGGAGGGACTTGATGCCTTGTTGGGTAGATTATTCGACTATGTCATCCATTGCACccctgaaggtgttgacttaaagtTGTTTAGTAGTGTAAGATCCACTTTATTTGCATCATTGTTGCTTGTGTGGCTTGATTCGTTTGCATTGATTCATTCAGTTGGATTCGATTGATGGCCTTGTCATCATCGAATGATGCTTCTATGCTCGAGTAGGACATATCATGATTGAGACAGCTAAATTAGGTCACATCATCTTCGAGTGATGCTTCGTGATCTAAGTTGATCGTATCATGATCGAATGATGCTTTGCATTTTTATTTGGTCACGTCATCATTGAGTGATGCTTTACGACTAGAGTCGATCACATTCTCATTATGGGATATTTCATGATCGGATTCAAATTTATGTTTTTGTTTGGTCATGTCATCGTTGAGTGATGCTTCACGACTAGAGTCGATCATTTGGGGGATAGTTTGTGATTAGGTTTAGTCAAATCATTGTTAAAGGAtgattcatgattgaatttgatcgtGTCATCATTAGGAGATATTTGATAGTCAAATTCAATCATATTATCATTAAGGGACATTTCATTGTCAGAGTCAATTATGTTATCGTTAGATGATGCTTCATGATCATATTCATGTCCATATTCGgatacttcatgattgaattcaaTCATGTTATCACGCTTCATGATCGAATTAGGTCATTTCATGCATCACACGTGCTGCTAAATTTTGTTCATAAGAGACGAAGCACAATAAAAATCACACATTGAGTGATGCTTCACGGCTAGAGTCGATCACATTGTCATTATGAGATATTCTATAGTCGGATTTAAATACATCATCATTTGGGGGATGGTTTGTGATTAGGTTTAGTCAAATCAGGACGATTCATGATCGAATTTGATCGTGTCaaattcaaacacattatcatttGGGGACATTTCATGGTCAGAGTCGATTGTGTTATCATTAGATGATGCTTCATTAGCTTCATTATCGTATTCACATTCACGTTGGGAtacttcatcattgaattcaatcaTGTTATCACGCTTCATGATCGAATTTGATCATTTCATGCATCACACGTGCCGCTAACTTTTGTTCATAAGAGACGAAGCGCAGTAAAAATCTTGAACTACAGGGACAAATATAAAAGAAgggtaaaataaatataaaacttaagtttatttcaaaatttatttcCAACAATTTGATGTGCAAAGTTGATCAACAACCTGCTAATCACAGACTACAGAAACGtagagaatcaaaaattaaatatttctacaaagacATCTCTACTTTATTCACGCATTATCACAAACAGAAAGAAGGGTGAGAAATCGACCCTGCGACATTTATTCCATCTTGAAATGACATCAACCTATAAATGTCTGTCCACTCGTGTGGAATCTTCCTCAAACACAAGCGAGAACCGGAAGCCTATCTTCCATGGATCATGGAACTGGAATCTGCAAGGTCCGACGAATCCCAATCCAAGGTGGAATCGTGAATCGCCGAGAGGGACACAAGCACCTCTGTCATGCTTGGGCGCGACCCCGGATCGCGTGCCACACACAGCATCGCCAGTTCCGCCATGGCATGAGCCAACTCGAGAGGATACTGGCGTCCCAGGCACGGGTCGACGAAAGCCATCAGCCTGCCACGCGCATCCTCTCCGCTTATCACCGATCCCACGCACGCCCACA
The DNA window shown above is from Musa acuminata AAA Group cultivar baxijiao chromosome BXJ2-4, Cavendish_Baxijiao_AAA, whole genome shotgun sequence and carries:
- the LOC135609757 gene encoding non-structural maintenance of chromosomes element 4 homolog A-like, producing the protein MVRATKQRLPEGRGGGGGENGQGNDAGAASSNRQGTAHRRVLRSRYLAVKNMISDKREDITKVDSDKFNSIITEVESLHELVQKPREQVADAEALLDIACTLVTSVKSQTNEGVTPSDFVTTLLRNFGEQNGGSDLGSTLNNLHWSDVGHAVSHVFRSAPGYHTMIGPMNTELKQRKVVAQRKRTRPTESTHPEELADAGTEVKTDTDKNMSTMFDILRRKRSVKLENLVLNRESFAQTVENIFALSFLVKDGRAEIIVNDSRHHIVSPRNAPVATAVASGDVSYSHFVFRFDFKDWKLMIDNVDVGEELMPHRIRANTSGSEVGGVESAAPATPIRKLTRNRGLVIQEESIVEDSPETDTGVQNVKKKRLFG